A single region of the Pan troglodytes isolate AG18354 chromosome 18, NHGRI_mPanTro3-v2.0_pri, whole genome shotgun sequence genome encodes:
- the CMTM2 gene encoding CKLF-like MARVEL transmembrane domain-containing protein 2 isoform X1, whose product MAPKAAKGAKPAPAPPPPGAKPEEDKKDDKEPSDKPQKAVQPKHEVGTRRGCRRYRWELKDSNKEFWLLGHAEIKILSLDLFNDLIACAFLVGAVVFAVRSWRSMNLHYLFAVILIGAAGVFAFIDVCLQRNHFRGKKAKKHMLVPPPGKEKGPQQGKGPEPAKPPEPGKPPGPAKGKK is encoded by the exons ATGGCACCTAAGGCGGCAAAGGGGGCCAAGCCAGCGCCAGCTCCACCTCCACCCGGGGCCAAACCCGAGGAAGATAAGAAGGACGATAAGGAGCCATCGGACAAACCTCAAAAGGCGGTGCAGCCCAAGCACGAAGTGGGCACGAGGAGGGGGTGTCGCCGCTACCGGTGGGAATTAAAAGACAGCAATAAAGAGTTCTGGCTCTTGGGGCACGCTGAGATCAAGATTCTGAGTTTG GACCTCTTCAACGACCTGATTGCTTGTGCGTTCCTTGTGGGAGCCGTGGTCTTTGCTGTGAGAAGTTGGCGATCCATGAATCTCCACTACTTATTTGCTGTG ATCCTTATTGGTGCGGCTGGAGTTTTTGCTTTTATCGATGTGTGTCTTCAAAGAAACCACTTCAGAGGCAAGAAGGCCAAAAAGCATATGCTGGTTCCTCctccaggaaaggaaaaaggacccCAGCAGGGCAAGGGACCAGAACCCGCCAAGCCACCAGAACCTGGCAAGCCACCAGGGCCagcaaagggaaagaaatga
- the CMTM2 gene encoding CKLF-like MARVEL transmembrane domain-containing protein 2 isoform X2, with product MAPKAAKGAKPAPAPPPPGAKPEEDKKDDKEPSDKPQKAVQPKHEVGTRRGCRRYRWELKDSNKEFWLLGHAEIKILSLGCLIAAMILLSSLTVHPILRLIITMEISIFSFFILLYSFAIHRYIPFILWPLQDLFNDLIACAFLVGAVVFAVRSWRSMNLHYLFAVILIGAAGVFAFIDVCLQRNHFRGKKAKKHMLVPPPGKEKGPQQGKGPEPAKPPEPGKPPGPAKGKK from the exons ATGGCACCTAAGGCGGCAAAGGGGGCCAAGCCAGCGCCAGCTCCACCTCCACCCGGGGCCAAACCCGAGGAAGATAAGAAGGACGATAAGGAGCCATCGGACAAACCTCAAAAGGCGGTGCAGCCCAAGCACGAAGTGGGCACGAGGAGGGGGTGTCGCCGCTACCGGTGGGAATTAAAAGACAGCAATAAAGAGTTCTGGCTCTTGGGGCACGCTGAGATCAAGATTCTGAGTTTG GGCTGCCTAATAGCGGCAATGATACTGTTGTCCTCACTCACCGTGCACCCCATCTTGAGGCTTATCATCACCATGGAGATATCCATCTTCAGCTTCTTCATCTTACTGTACAGCTTTGCCATTCATAGATACATACCCTTCATCCTGTGGCCC CTTCAGGACCTCTTCAACGACCTGATTGCTTGTGCGTTCCTTGTGGGAGCCGTGGTCTTTGCTGTGAGAAGTTGGCGATCCATGAATCTCCACTACTTATTTGCTGTG ATCCTTATTGGTGCGGCTGGAGTTTTTGCTTTTATCGATGTGTGTCTTCAAAGAAACCACTTCAGAGGCAAGAAGGCCAAAAAGCATATGCTGGTTCCTCctccaggaaaggaaaaaggacccCAGCAGGGCAAGGGACCAGAACCCGCCAAGCCACCAGAACCTGGCAAGCCACCAGGGCCagcaaagggaaagaaatga